Within the Mucilaginibacter sp. CSA2-8R genome, the region CAGGTACGACAATGCTGTATTTCGTTACGCAGTTTCGTCATGGCTACACTAAAACGCTCCACATCTGGCTTGTCCTGGTTAAGCAAATGCAACACCAGCCTAAGCGCCGTTTTTTGCCCTATCCCGGGTAGTTTAGTAAATTCTCCAACAGCATTCTCCAGCAATTTCGACGAAAAATTCATACATCAAATTTACAAAAATTACGCCTAAAAATTGGTCAACACACCGTCATCTGCTATTAAAATCAAGGTTTATCTTTTCGTTTTTTAACCCTTACGCAGGCAGCATAAAAGTTTTTATATTAGCTTGCACACACTAACATCAACTTGCGGGCTGATAGCACATGCTAACCCTATTAAACTGACTAATTTAAGTAAACAACTATGTCGCCAGGAACACTACTCATATTTATTGCCGGATACTTTTTGGTGCTGATTCTGATCTCTTACCTTACCTCGCGCAAATCATCCGATAATGATACGTTTTTTGTAGCCAACCGCAATTCCAAATGGTACCTGGTAGCCTTCGGCATGATCGGCACAGCCCTGAGCGGTGTAACCTTTATATCGGTACCTGGCAAGGTGGGTGCCCCCAGCGGCGACCAGTTTGCTTACTTTCAGTTTGTGCTGGGCAACGCGGCCGGCTTTATTATTATTGCCACCGTACTGCTACCGCTGTACTACCGCCTGCAAGTAACATCCATTTATAGTTATATCGAAAACGCTTTGGGCCGCTGGAGTTATAAAACGGCTGCTACCATTTTTTTGATCAGCCGTACCATTGGTTCGTCTTTTAGGCTGTATTTGGTAGTGATTGTGTTGCAGAAATTTATTTTCGACAGTTACGGTATTCCGTTTTGGGCAACAGTGATGCTTTGCCTTTTGCTCATCTGGTCGTACACGTTTAAAGGTGGATTAAAAACTATTATTATTACTGATAGTTTGCAAACGCTGTTTTTGGTATCGTCCGTGTTTTTGTCTATCTATTTTATCTGCCGCAGTTTAGATTACAACCTGTTTGAAGCAGCAGACGCCATCAAAAACAGCAGCTACTCTAAAATATTTTTCCTAAACGATTTTGTAAGCAGCAAACTGCACCTGAGCAAACAGTTTTTAGGCGGTTTATTTATCACCGTGGCCATGACCGGACTTGACCAAGACTTGA harbors:
- a CDS encoding sodium:solute symporter; this encodes MSPGTLLIFIAGYFLVLILISYLTSRKSSDNDTFFVANRNSKWYLVAFGMIGTALSGVTFISVPGKVGAPSGDQFAYFQFVLGNAAGFIIIATVLLPLYYRLQVTSIYSYIENALGRWSYKTAATIFLISRTIGSSFRLYLVVIVLQKFIFDSYGIPFWATVMLCLLLIWSYTFKGGLKTIIITDSLQTLFLVSSVFLSIYFICRSLDYNLFEAADAIKNSSYSKIFFLNDFVSSKLHLSKQFLGGLFITVAMTGLDQDLMQKNLSCKNIGEAQKNMFSFTAVFVVINIFFLSVGALLYIYAAKNGITVEKTDYLYPTIALKHLGIIPAIVFMLGLTAATFATTDSALTALTTSFCVDFLNFNKRSDTNSPAMVKVRHYVHIAFSALMFLTIILFNAVNNDAVVSAIFKVASYTYGPLLGLYSFGLFMSNKQVNDKLVPFICLISPAICYFLSTESAKILGGYVFDNELIIVNGLITFGGLLLTSKAKTKIAAL